One Nonomuraea angiospora DNA segment encodes these proteins:
- a CDS encoding nucleoside deaminase — protein MIAESEMPHLRRCVELATRALEVGDEPFGSVLVSGDGAVLAEDHNRVAAGDNTQHPEFALARWSAAHLTPEERAAATVYTSGEHCPMCAAAHAWVGLGRIVYVSSSEQLAAWLSELGVPQPPVRTLPINEVAPGVVVEGPVPELAEEVHELHRRFHG, from the coding sequence ATGATCGCTGAATCGGAGATGCCGCACCTGCGCCGCTGCGTCGAGCTGGCCACCAGGGCGCTGGAGGTGGGCGACGAGCCGTTCGGATCGGTGCTGGTCTCCGGCGACGGGGCCGTGCTGGCCGAGGACCACAACCGGGTGGCCGCCGGCGACAACACGCAGCATCCGGAGTTCGCGCTGGCCCGCTGGTCGGCGGCGCACCTGACACCCGAGGAGCGGGCGGCCGCCACCGTCTACACCTCCGGCGAGCACTGCCCGATGTGCGCCGCCGCCCACGCGTGGGTCGGGCTCGGCCGCATCGTGTACGTGTCCTCCTCGGAGCAGCTCGCCGCGTGGCTGTCGGAGCTCGGCGTGCCGCAGCCGCCCGTACGCACGCTCCCGATCAACGAGGTCGCGCCCGGGGTGGTGGTCGAGGGTCCGGTGCCGGAGCTGGCCGAGGAGGTTCACGAGCTGCACCGCCGTTTCCACGGCTGA
- a CDS encoding GNAT family N-acetyltransferase produces MSSFFSVAGTDLTTDRLVLRSWTLREAGAVLHGPRSAHWAEDFPAEGDHVIAGLFAEHPGWLGEYGHRQIIERDGGLVVGSIGLFWPPADGTLEIGYGIVASRRGRGYAPEATRALTEFALGAPGVHTVCAGVELSNPASIRVLEKAGFQRSHTDAEANTARYVTTSPARR; encoded by the coding sequence GTGTCTTCCTTCTTCTCGGTGGCCGGCACCGACCTGACCACCGACCGCCTCGTCCTGCGGTCCTGGACCCTCCGTGAAGCCGGCGCCGTCCTGCACGGCCCCCGGTCCGCGCACTGGGCCGAGGACTTCCCCGCCGAGGGCGACCACGTCATCGCCGGCCTGTTCGCCGAGCACCCGGGGTGGCTGGGCGAGTACGGCCACCGCCAGATCATCGAGCGCGACGGCGGTCTCGTGGTCGGCTCGATCGGCCTGTTCTGGCCGCCCGCCGACGGCACCCTGGAGATCGGGTACGGCATCGTGGCCTCCCGCCGGGGCCGCGGCTACGCTCCCGAGGCGACGCGCGCGCTGACGGAGTTCGCCCTCGGGGCGCCGGGCGTGCACACGGTGTGCGCCGGCGTCGAACTGTCCAACCCGGCCTCGATCAGGGTCCTGGAGAAGGCCGGCTTCCAGCGGTCGCACACGGACGCCGAGGCGAACACGGCCCGGTACGTGACCACGTCACCGGCCCGGCGGTAA
- a CDS encoding sensor histidine kinase, producing MVFGRSIRARMTIATVVVFGAVVLLGILAISLTYPVRARADLVQTADDASRHLSLAITEHRFSGPIPPLKGAYLLQIVNSDGHVLAASTGLAGQPALTRAWPEAGDLRVQTRVCPGRCMVVVGTSNPASAYGSVVAYAALREPFLLSSPFLPVLLSAFGVVLVALTGWGAWYGVGRVLAPVERIRSGLARFSAQDLSRRIDVPDTQDEVAELAATVNETLERLEDAVARHQRFVSDASHELRTPITGLLVRLEAGLADPHEDEWRAAIKDAERLSDIVHDLLLMARLDAGVQPAQERIELGKLVEEEVSRQSCRLPLTMDVEPGLFVRGNRLRLARLLTNLLSNADRYGDSRVWISVRGWADQAVVEVLDDGPGIPAEMRDRVFERFTRLDHTRSRDTGGTGLGLPIARDIAKAHGGTLEIGDGPGARMILRLPQSSPAPDATRL from the coding sequence ATGGTGTTCGGCCGCTCGATCAGGGCCCGGATGACCATCGCGACGGTGGTGGTCTTCGGGGCCGTCGTCCTTCTGGGGATTCTGGCGATCTCCCTGACCTACCCCGTGCGGGCGCGGGCGGACCTCGTCCAGACGGCTGACGACGCCAGCAGGCACCTGTCCCTGGCCATCACCGAGCACCGGTTCAGCGGCCCCATCCCGCCGCTGAAGGGCGCCTACCTCCTCCAGATCGTGAACTCCGACGGCCACGTGCTGGCCGCCAGCACCGGACTCGCCGGCCAGCCGGCGCTCACCCGGGCCTGGCCCGAGGCGGGCGACCTGCGGGTCCAGACCCGGGTGTGTCCCGGCAGGTGCATGGTCGTCGTGGGGACCAGCAACCCCGCCAGCGCGTACGGGTCCGTCGTCGCCTACGCGGCCCTGCGGGAGCCGTTCCTGCTGAGCTCGCCGTTCCTGCCCGTGCTGCTGAGCGCCTTCGGAGTGGTGCTGGTGGCGCTGACGGGATGGGGGGCCTGGTACGGGGTCGGCCGGGTGCTGGCCCCCGTGGAGCGGATCAGGTCGGGGCTGGCCCGCTTCAGCGCCCAGGACCTGAGCCGGCGCATCGACGTGCCCGACACGCAGGACGAGGTCGCCGAGCTGGCCGCCACGGTCAACGAGACCCTGGAGCGGCTGGAGGACGCCGTGGCCCGGCACCAGCGCTTCGTCTCCGACGCCTCCCACGAGCTGCGCACGCCGATCACCGGGCTCCTGGTCCGGCTGGAGGCGGGGCTCGCCGACCCGCACGAAGACGAGTGGCGGGCGGCGATCAAGGACGCCGAGCGGCTGTCGGACATCGTCCACGACCTGCTCCTGATGGCCCGATTGGACGCGGGGGTACAGCCCGCGCAGGAGCGGATCGAACTGGGGAAGCTGGTCGAGGAGGAGGTCTCGCGGCAGTCCTGCCGGCTGCCGCTGACGATGGACGTGGAGCCGGGGCTCTTCGTCCGCGGCAACCGGCTCCGGCTCGCCCGGCTGCTGACGAACCTGCTGTCCAACGCCGACCGGTACGGCGACTCCCGGGTGTGGATCTCCGTGCGGGGGTGGGCCGACCAGGCCGTGGTGGAGGTGCTGGACGACGGGCCGGGCATCCCGGCGGAGATGCGCGACCGGGTGTTCGAGCGGTTCACCCGCCTCGACCACACCCGGTCGCGGGACACCGGGGGCACCGGGCTGGGGCTGCCGATCGCCCGCGACATCGCCAAGGCCCACGGCGGGACGCTGGAGATCGGGGACGGCCCCGGGGCCCGGATGATCCTGCGCCTGCCGCAGAGCTCGCCCGCACCCGACGCGACGCGGCTCTAG
- a CDS encoding glutathione peroxidase — MSLTDIQLRTLDDAPTTFGELAAGKAVLVVNVASRCGLTPQYGALVKLQEQYGPRGFTVVGMPCNQFAGQEPGTAEEIQAFCSATYGVDFPLLEKADVNGPGRHPLYEELTRTADEQGEAGDVQWNFEKFLVDREGGVVARFRPRTTPDDPAVTSAIEKLL; from the coding sequence ATGAGCCTCACTGACATCCAGCTCCGCACCCTCGACGACGCCCCCACCACCTTCGGGGAGCTGGCGGCCGGCAAGGCCGTCCTCGTCGTCAACGTGGCCTCGCGATGCGGCCTCACCCCGCAGTACGGCGCCCTGGTCAAGCTCCAGGAGCAGTACGGGCCACGCGGCTTCACGGTGGTCGGCATGCCCTGCAACCAGTTCGCCGGCCAGGAGCCGGGCACGGCCGAGGAGATCCAGGCGTTCTGCTCGGCGACGTACGGGGTGGACTTCCCGCTCCTGGAGAAGGCCGACGTCAACGGCCCCGGCCGGCACCCGCTCTACGAGGAGCTGACGCGGACCGCCGACGAGCAGGGCGAGGCGGGCGACGTGCAGTGGAACTTCGAGAAGTTCCTGGTGGACCGGGAGGGCGGCGTCGTGGCCCGCTTCCGTCCCCGCACCACCCCGGACGACCCCGCGGTCACGTCCGCCATCGAGAAGCTCCTCTAA
- a CDS encoding ABC transporter ATP-binding protein — protein sequence MTTTTTASWRGVASEDQDELPEKVSVLLRDRSRRLLGALLKPYRKKIGLLVAIIVVSNAAGLSIPFLVSIGIDEGIPPITRGDGTSVLLTVVGVILAAAITQAITRRAFLILSGQIGQGTLLELRRRVFDHFQRLSLSFHEQYTSGRVISRLTSDIEAIAELLQSGFDALVKAVLTMVGTAVLLLVLDVHLGLLALVPLPFLLLFTRWFRRQSAIVYRRTRETVALVIVHFVESMTGIRAVQAFRREPRNQEIFEQLNDDYRGANARSMQLGATFMTGIKLIGNLTIGGVLLYGGWLALQGEVKVGVLAAFLLYLRQFYEPMQEVSQFYNTLQSAGAALEKLSGVLEEEPSVPEPREPARLPDGRARGKVRFEGVRFAYVEEMPILPRLDLTVPAGQTVALVGATGAGKTTLAKLISRFYDPTDGRVLLDGVDLRTLDEPTLRQAVVMVTQENFLFSGTVADNIRFGRPDATDREVREAAKAIGAHEFVSSLPDGYDTEVGKRGGRMSAGQRQLVAFARAFLADPAVLILDEATSSLDVPSERLVQRALRTILADRTALIIAHRLSTVEIADRVLVMDRGEIVEDGPPDRLIAASGRYAGLHQAWLESLS from the coding sequence ATGACCACGACCACCACGGCGTCCTGGCGGGGCGTGGCCTCAGAGGACCAGGACGAGCTGCCGGAGAAGGTGTCCGTCCTGCTCCGGGATCGTTCCCGGCGGCTGCTCGGCGCGCTGCTCAAGCCGTACCGGAAGAAGATCGGGCTGCTCGTCGCGATCATCGTCGTCTCCAACGCGGCCGGGCTCTCGATCCCCTTCCTGGTCTCCATCGGGATCGACGAGGGCATCCCGCCGATCACGCGCGGGGACGGCACCTCCGTCCTGCTGACCGTGGTCGGGGTGATCCTGGCCGCGGCGATCACGCAGGCGATCACACGGCGGGCGTTCCTGATCCTGTCGGGCCAGATCGGCCAGGGCACCCTGCTCGAACTGCGCAGGAGGGTGTTCGACCACTTCCAGCGCCTGTCGCTGAGCTTCCACGAGCAGTACACCTCGGGGCGGGTCATCTCGCGGCTGACCTCGGACATCGAGGCCATCGCCGAGCTGCTCCAGTCGGGGTTCGACGCGCTGGTCAAGGCCGTGCTGACCATGGTCGGCACTGCCGTGCTGCTGCTGGTGCTGGACGTGCACCTGGGCCTGCTGGCGCTCGTCCCGCTGCCGTTCCTGCTGCTGTTCACCCGGTGGTTCCGGCGGCAGTCGGCGATCGTCTACCGGCGTACGCGGGAGACGGTGGCGCTGGTGATCGTGCACTTCGTGGAGTCGATGACCGGCATCCGCGCGGTGCAGGCCTTCCGCAGGGAGCCGCGCAACCAGGAGATCTTCGAGCAGCTCAACGACGACTACCGGGGCGCGAACGCGCGCAGCATGCAGCTCGGCGCGACGTTCATGACCGGGATCAAGCTGATCGGCAACCTGACGATCGGCGGCGTGCTGCTGTACGGCGGCTGGCTGGCGCTGCAGGGCGAGGTCAAGGTCGGCGTGCTGGCCGCCTTCCTGCTCTACCTGCGCCAGTTCTACGAGCCGATGCAGGAGGTCAGCCAGTTCTACAACACCCTGCAGTCGGCCGGCGCGGCGCTGGAGAAGCTGTCGGGCGTGCTGGAGGAGGAGCCCTCCGTGCCCGAGCCGCGCGAGCCGGCCAGGCTCCCGGACGGCAGGGCGCGCGGCAAGGTGCGCTTCGAGGGCGTCAGGTTCGCCTACGTCGAGGAGATGCCGATCCTGCCCCGGCTCGACCTGACCGTCCCGGCCGGGCAGACGGTGGCGCTGGTCGGGGCGACGGGCGCGGGCAAGACGACGCTGGCCAAGCTGATCTCCCGCTTCTACGACCCGACCGACGGCCGCGTGCTGCTCGACGGCGTCGATCTGCGCACGCTGGACGAGCCGACCCTGCGCCAGGCCGTGGTCATGGTGACGCAGGAGAACTTCCTGTTCAGCGGTACGGTCGCCGACAACATCAGGTTCGGCCGGCCCGACGCCACCGACCGGGAGGTGCGCGAGGCGGCCAAGGCCATCGGGGCGCACGAGTTCGTCTCGAGCCTGCCCGACGGCTACGACACCGAGGTGGGCAAGCGCGGCGGCCGGATGTCGGCCGGGCAGCGCCAGCTCGTCGCGTTCGCCAGGGCGTTCCTCGCCGATCCCGCCGTGCTGATCCTCGACGAGGCCACCTCCAGCCTCGACGTGCCCAGCGAACGGCTGGTGCAGCGCGCGCTGCGCACCATCCTGGCCGACCGGACCGCGCTGATCATCGCGCACCGCCTCTCGACGGTGGAGATCGCCGACCGGGTGCTGGTGATGGACCGCGGCGAGATCGTCGAGGACGGTCCGCCGGACCGGCTCATCGCGGCCTCGGGTCGCTACGCCGGGCTGCACCAGGCGTGGCTGGAGAGCCTCAGCTAG
- a CDS encoding TetR/AcrR family transcriptional regulator, with protein MPTEPLSRGRIVATAIDLIEREGADAVSMRRIAAELGVGVMSLYNHVPNKDALLDGVAEAVLSEIEFTDDPGAHWTERVRMQARAFRQIAHDHPRSTMVVVSRQLHSTAGLLPVERALATLRGAGFDGADAVRMLRMFIAYIVGSLLREVGVTPTFAPVHNRLVKAEGVDPALFPEVHSLAPLLDQCDHEAEFEFGLELLIQAIEVHVARREGTR; from the coding sequence ATGCCTACGGAGCCACTCTCGCGGGGCCGCATCGTCGCCACGGCCATCGACCTCATAGAGCGCGAGGGCGCCGACGCGGTCTCCATGCGGCGCATCGCGGCCGAGCTCGGCGTCGGTGTGATGTCCCTCTACAACCACGTGCCCAACAAGGACGCCCTGCTCGACGGGGTGGCCGAGGCGGTGCTGAGCGAGATCGAGTTCACCGACGACCCGGGCGCGCACTGGACCGAGCGGGTGCGCATGCAGGCTCGGGCGTTCCGCCAGATCGCCCACGACCACCCGCGCTCGACCATGGTGGTCGTCAGCCGCCAGCTCCACTCCACGGCCGGGCTGCTGCCGGTCGAGCGGGCGCTGGCCACGCTGCGCGGTGCCGGGTTCGACGGGGCGGACGCGGTCAGGATGCTGCGGATGTTCATCGCGTACATCGTGGGCTCGCTGCTGCGGGAGGTGGGGGTGACGCCGACGTTCGCGCCCGTCCACAACCGGCTGGTCAAGGCCGAGGGCGTCGATCCCGCGCTGTTCCCCGAGGTCCACTCACTGGCGCCGCTGCTGGACCAGTGCGATCACGAGGCGGAGTTCGAGTTCGGGCTGGAGCTGCTCATCCAGGCGATCGAGGTGCACGTGGCGCGCAGGGAGGGCACCCGGTGA
- a CDS encoding ABC transporter ATP-binding protein: protein MPPDTHIPQRPLLSSNSLWRMKSYLRPYVVRLVFIWLAAIVGIAAGIALPLISEKVIDGPVAHGDSGALLPLGLLAIGVGVVEALLILLRRWAQVKPVLGLETAIRDDLYEHLQRLPMGFHGDWQSGQLLSRATTDLSTIRRFLGFGMLFLVMNILQLITVTVLLLNKYWPLGLLVLASAVPIVWLSLRFEKRYIKTSRQVQDEQGDLATLVEESALGIRTIKAFGRRHYVFDRYDEGALKVYGTSMDKARLLAKFFAFLEIIPNITLALVLLLGALAVGTGSLTLGALVAFTTLMLQLVWPIASLGYILAMAQEAMTSADRLMEVMDTVPAIEGGTRTIDTPRGHLRFEGVGFRFHDSEEPVLRDVWLDVRPGETVAVVGATGSGKTTLTALVPRLIDPTEGRVTIDGHDVRDLELTSLRSVVATAFEEPTLFSMSVRENLTLGRLDATEEELAEAIRTAQAMFVYDLPWGLDTRIGEQGLSLSGGQRQRLALARAVLSNPRILVLDDTLSALDVETEALVEEALRHVLRDATGIVVAHRASTVLLADKVALLRGGTITHVGQHHELLAEVPEYRELLAQDADFDDAAEGALR, encoded by the coding sequence ATGCCTCCCGATACGCACATACCTCAACGTCCCCTGCTCTCCTCCAACTCCCTGTGGCGGATGAAGTCCTACCTCCGCCCCTACGTCGTCAGATTGGTGTTCATCTGGCTGGCGGCGATCGTCGGCATCGCGGCCGGCATCGCGCTCCCGCTCATCAGCGAGAAGGTCATCGACGGTCCCGTGGCCCACGGGGACTCCGGCGCGCTGCTCCCCCTCGGGCTGCTCGCGATCGGCGTCGGCGTCGTCGAGGCCCTGCTGATCCTGCTGCGGCGGTGGGCCCAGGTGAAGCCGGTGCTCGGCCTGGAGACCGCGATCCGCGACGACCTCTACGAGCACCTGCAGCGGCTGCCCATGGGCTTCCACGGCGACTGGCAGTCCGGCCAGCTGTTATCCCGGGCCACGACCGACCTGTCGACCATCCGGCGCTTCCTCGGCTTCGGCATGCTCTTCCTGGTCATGAACATCCTGCAGCTGATCACCGTGACCGTGCTGCTGCTGAACAAGTACTGGCCGCTCGGGCTGCTGGTGCTGGCCTCGGCCGTGCCGATCGTGTGGCTGTCGCTGCGGTTCGAGAAGCGCTACATCAAGACCTCCCGCCAGGTGCAGGACGAGCAGGGCGACCTCGCCACGCTCGTCGAGGAGTCCGCCCTCGGCATCCGCACGATCAAGGCCTTCGGCCGCCGCCACTACGTCTTCGACCGCTACGACGAGGGCGCGCTCAAGGTCTACGGCACCTCCATGGACAAGGCCAGGCTGCTGGCCAAGTTCTTCGCCTTCCTCGAGATCATCCCCAACATCACGCTGGCCCTGGTGCTGCTGCTGGGCGCGCTGGCCGTCGGCACGGGCTCGCTGACGCTGGGCGCGCTGGTCGCGTTCACCACGCTGATGCTCCAGCTCGTCTGGCCGATCGCGAGCCTGGGCTACATCCTGGCCATGGCCCAGGAGGCCATGACCTCCGCCGACCGCCTCATGGAGGTCATGGACACCGTGCCCGCCATCGAGGGCGGCACGCGGACCATCGACACGCCCCGCGGCCACCTGCGCTTCGAGGGCGTCGGGTTCCGCTTCCACGACTCCGAGGAGCCGGTGCTGCGCGACGTCTGGCTGGACGTGCGCCCCGGCGAGACGGTGGCCGTCGTGGGCGCCACCGGCTCCGGCAAGACCACGCTGACCGCCCTGGTGCCGCGGCTGATCGACCCCACCGAGGGCCGCGTCACGATCGACGGGCACGACGTGCGCGACCTGGAGCTGACCAGCCTCCGCTCCGTGGTGGCCACGGCGTTCGAGGAGCCGACGCTGTTCTCGATGAGCGTGCGGGAGAACCTCACGCTCGGCCGGCTCGACGCCACCGAGGAGGAGCTGGCCGAGGCGATCCGGACCGCGCAGGCCATGTTCGTGTACGACCTGCCGTGGGGCCTCGACACCCGCATCGGCGAGCAGGGCCTGTCCCTGTCCGGCGGCCAGCGGCAGCGCCTGGCCCTGGCGCGGGCCGTGCTGAGCAATCCGCGGATCCTCGTGCTCGACGACACCCTCTCCGCGCTCGACGTGGAGACCGAGGCGCTCGTGGAGGAGGCGCTGCGGCACGTGCTGCGTGACGCGACCGGCATCGTGGTCGCCCACCGCGCCTCGACCGTGCTGCTGGCCGACAAGGTGGCGCTGCTGCGGGGCGGCACGATCACGCACGTCGGGCAGCACCACGAGCTGCTGGCCGAAGTGCCCGAATACCGCGAGCTGCTGGCCCAGGACGCCGACTTCGACGACGCCGCGGAAGGAGCGCTGCGATGA
- a CDS encoding ferritin-like domain-containing protein has product MSTHDLYTIPAELSTWNVEMAGASRFTWEYDDGRDRMLALYQKGKDKQWDSTKRIDWDLEVDPYDVLGVPDQTIAIHGTPLWERMSERTRNEVRRHGAAWQFSQFLHGEQGAMICSARIVESVPDLDSKFYAATQTMDEARHAETYARFLQEKVGLAYPINEHLKALLDSTLSDSRWDMPYLGMQVLIEGLALAAFGVMRDITTKPLPKQILAYVMQDEARHVAFGRMALRDYYRSLSESELREREDFVIEGCYLMRDRLRGRETWENLGLSKAEVDEAMEATDHSEYLRLFRSLLFSRIVPCVKDIGLWSPRLRQAYAEMGVLEMAGQSLDALMRQDEDIADRLDAERFAQEEAERHAEVAETVELGKS; this is encoded by the coding sequence ATGTCGACCCACGATCTCTACACCATCCCCGCCGAGCTCTCCACGTGGAACGTCGAGATGGCCGGGGCGAGCCGATTCACCTGGGAGTACGACGACGGCCGGGACCGCATGCTGGCGCTGTACCAGAAGGGCAAGGACAAGCAGTGGGACTCGACCAAGCGCATCGACTGGGACCTCGAGGTCGATCCGTACGACGTGCTGGGCGTCCCCGACCAGACCATCGCGATCCACGGCACCCCGCTCTGGGAGCGGATGAGCGAGCGGACCCGTAACGAGGTGCGGCGGCACGGCGCGGCGTGGCAGTTCTCCCAGTTCCTGCACGGCGAGCAGGGCGCGATGATCTGCTCGGCCAGGATCGTGGAGTCGGTCCCCGACCTCGACTCGAAGTTCTACGCCGCCACCCAGACGATGGACGAGGCGCGCCACGCCGAGACGTACGCGCGCTTCCTCCAGGAGAAGGTGGGCCTGGCGTACCCGATCAACGAGCACCTCAAGGCCCTGCTCGACAGCACGCTGAGCGACTCCCGCTGGGACATGCCCTACCTCGGCATGCAGGTGCTCATCGAGGGGTTGGCGCTGGCGGCGTTCGGGGTGATGCGCGACATCACGACCAAGCCGCTGCCCAAGCAGATCCTCGCGTACGTGATGCAGGACGAGGCCAGGCACGTGGCCTTCGGCCGGATGGCGCTGCGCGACTACTACCGGAGCCTGTCGGAGAGCGAGCTGCGCGAGCGCGAGGACTTCGTCATCGAGGGCTGCTACCTCATGCGCGACCGGCTGCGCGGCAGGGAGACCTGGGAGAACCTGGGCCTGTCCAAGGCCGAGGTCGACGAGGCCATGGAGGCCACCGACCACTCCGAATACCTGCGGCTGTTCAGGTCGCTGCTGTTCAGCCGGATCGTGCCGTGCGTCAAGGACATCGGGCTGTGGAGCCCGCGGCTGCGGCAGGCGTACGCGGAGATGGGCGTGCTGGAGATGGCGGGCCAGTCCCTGGACGCCCTGATGCGCCAGGACGAGGACATCGCCGACAGGCTCGACGCCGAGCGCTTCGCCCAGGAGGAGGCCGAACGGCACGCCGAGGTGGCCGAGACGGTCGAGCTCGGCAAGTCCTAG
- a CDS encoding aggregation-promoting factor C-terminal-like domain-containing protein produces MSITAFTACTTFTTIGTPAAWADRPPVVRMGTWGDRPPVVRMGTWGARPPLVRIGTWTTKARPRVAVATPNRNKRIALGQVVQRSWNLQEFRCLDNLWTRESNWNHHAINRSSGAYGIPQALPAGKMRGAGRDWKSNPETQIRWGLSYIKGRYGRPCGAWGHWRSHNWY; encoded by the coding sequence ATGAGTATCACCGCGTTCACCGCGTGCACCACCTTCACCACGATCGGGACGCCCGCGGCCTGGGCCGACCGCCCGCCTGTAGTGCGGATGGGGACCTGGGGCGACCGCCCGCCGGTGGTGCGGATGGGGACCTGGGGCGCTCGCCCGCCCTTGGTGCGCATCGGGACGTGGACGACGAAGGCGCGGCCCAGGGTGGCGGTGGCCACGCCCAACAGGAACAAGAGGATCGCGCTGGGCCAGGTGGTCCAGCGATCGTGGAACCTGCAGGAGTTCCGCTGCCTGGACAATCTCTGGACCAGGGAGAGCAACTGGAACCATCACGCAATCAACCGCTCGTCCGGCGCGTACGGCATCCCGCAGGCGCTGCCCGCGGGCAAGATGCGCGGCGCCGGCCGCGACTGGAAGTCCAACCCGGAGACGCAGATCCGGTGGGGACTGTCCTACATCAAGGGGAGGTACGGCAGGCCGTGCGGGGCCTGGGGACATTGGAGATCGCACAACTGGTACTAG
- a CDS encoding SDR family oxidoreductase, giving the protein MMSETRVAVVTGVSRRIGIGYAIARELLATGAKVLVQSWTPHDAEQPWGSDPAGMDGVLESLGGVGDRLHHVEADFADPAAPAWVMEQAVGRFGHVDVLVANHARSVRQSLADLTAAELDLSWAVNARASALLTQAFAAQHDDRRPGGRVILFTSGQHLAPMPDELPYAISKGAIQQMTLSLADALADRGITVNTVNPGPVDTGWAGPELARRVGRSLPAGRWGRPEEVARVVRWLASDEAAWITGQVINSEGGFRRWVP; this is encoded by the coding sequence ATGATGTCCGAGACGAGGGTCGCCGTGGTGACCGGCGTGAGCAGGCGGATCGGGATCGGCTACGCCATCGCGCGGGAGCTGCTGGCGACGGGCGCGAAGGTGCTGGTGCAGTCGTGGACCCCGCACGACGCCGAGCAGCCGTGGGGCAGCGACCCCGCGGGCATGGACGGCGTGCTGGAGTCGCTGGGCGGCGTCGGCGACCGGCTGCACCACGTGGAGGCCGACTTCGCGGACCCGGCGGCGCCGGCGTGGGTGATGGAGCAGGCGGTCGGCAGGTTCGGGCACGTGGACGTGCTCGTGGCCAACCACGCCCGCAGCGTCCGGCAGTCGCTGGCGGACCTGACGGCCGCCGAGCTGGACCTGTCGTGGGCGGTGAACGCCCGCGCCAGCGCGCTGCTGACGCAGGCGTTCGCGGCCCAGCACGACGACCGGAGGCCCGGCGGCAGGGTGATCCTGTTCACCTCGGGCCAGCACCTGGCCCCGATGCCGGACGAGCTGCCGTACGCGATCAGCAAGGGCGCGATCCAGCAGATGACGCTCAGCCTGGCCGACGCGCTCGCGGACCGGGGCATCACCGTCAACACCGTCAATCCGGGCCCGGTCGACACGGGCTGGGCCGGTCCCGAGCTCGCGCGGCGGGTCGGCCGCTCGCTCCCGGCCGGGCGCTGGGGGCGGCCGGAGGAGGTGGCCAGGGTGGTGCGCTGGCTCGCCTCGGACGAGGCCGCCTGGATCACCGGGCAGGTGATCAACTCCGAGGGAGGGTTCCGCCGCTGGGTTCCGTAA
- a CDS encoding YidH family protein translates to MEPDPRFTLANERTFLTWLSTALALSAGGVAMAAVPEHVFVPWIRTALAVVLVTLSALAAGMAYPRWRNIQRALRQQAPLPPPALAAVFGYGVAAVAVIALVLIILAA, encoded by the coding sequence GAACCCGACCCGCGTTTCACCTTGGCCAATGAACGAACCTTCCTCACCTGGCTGAGCACGGCGCTGGCGCTCAGCGCGGGTGGGGTGGCGATGGCGGCGGTGCCCGAGCACGTGTTCGTGCCGTGGATCCGTACCGCGCTGGCCGTGGTGCTGGTGACGCTGTCGGCGCTGGCGGCGGGGATGGCGTACCCGCGCTGGCGCAACATCCAGCGCGCCCTGCGCCAGCAGGCGCCGCTGCCGCCGCCCGCGCTCGCGGCGGTCTTCGGGTACGGCGTGGCGGCCGTGGCGGTGATCGCCCTCGTGCTGATCATCCTGGCCGCCTGA
- a CDS encoding YidH family protein → MPPEKEIWDEGLQSERTRLAWVRTAVALATGGLGAAGLSLRHGLPVPSVVAFALAALCGAVLLIRTGVRFRRVQEALHGGKPLNPGPDVLFAWLGTMCVVAGAITFVLAIR, encoded by the coding sequence GTGCCTCCGGAGAAGGAGATCTGGGACGAGGGGCTGCAGAGCGAGCGCACCCGGCTGGCCTGGGTGCGCACCGCCGTGGCGCTGGCCACCGGCGGGCTCGGCGCGGCCGGGTTGTCCCTCAGGCACGGCCTGCCCGTGCCCTCGGTGGTGGCGTTCGCGCTGGCCGCGCTCTGCGGGGCGGTGCTGCTGATCAGGACCGGGGTGCGGTTCCGCCGTGTTCAGGAGGCCCTGCACGGCGGCAAGCCGCTGAACCCCGGGCCCGACGTGCTGTTCGCCTGGCTCGGCACCATGTGCGTGGTGGCCGGCGCCATCACCTTCGTCCTGGCGATCCGGTAA